The genomic segment CCGGTCAGCATCGCCACCGGTACCACCCGGGCGTGCCGGCGGCCGGTGAGCGCCCGCGCCGCGTGCGGCGCCACCAGTCCGACGAAACCGATCGTGCCGACCGCGGCGACGGCCGTCGCCATCAGCAGTACCGACAGCGCGAGGAACACCAGCCGGCTGCGGCCCAACGAGACACCGAGCAGCCGCGGGGTGTCCTCGTCGAGCGAGACCAGGTCCAGCTCGCGCCGGCGCAGCACGACGAACGCGATCGCGGCGACCAGCGCCACCGCCACGGGTACCGCGTCGGCGAAGGTGCGCCCGTACGTGGAGCCGGACAGCCAGGTGAGCGCCTTGGCCTGGTTGAACGGGTCGGTGAGCACGATGACCAGGCTGATGCCGGCGGTGAGCCCGGTCGACACCCCGACACCGACCAGTACCAGCCGGTTCTGCCGGAAGCCGCCGCGGGCGGCGAGCCCGAACACCAGCGTGGCGGCGAGCGCCGCCCCGGCGAACGCCGCGCCGGCCACCCCCAGGAACCGATCACCGGTACCGCGGTGACCGCCAGCACCGCGCCGAGGCCGGCGGCGCTGGACACCCCGAGGAGGCCGGGATCGGCGAGCGGGTTGCGGGTGACCGCCTGCACGACGGTACCGGCGAGCGCGAGCGCGGCGCCGGCCAGCACCGCGGCGGCGACCCGTGGTGCCCGGGTGTCCAGGATGAACGACACGACTCGACCGGCCCGGCCGGTTGCCCAGTTCAGCACGTCACCGGACAGCAGCTTGGCGTCGCCGAGCAGCAGCGCGGCGACCAGCGTGGCGCACAGCGCGGCGACCAGCACGATCAGCACCGTCGCCGTCCGGCGGCGCCCGGCGAGCCGCCCGGCCGGCAACTGGGCGGCCTGCCCGGTGTCGGTCG from the Actinocatenispora thailandica genome contains:
- a CDS encoding iron chelate uptake ABC transporter family permease subunit; this translates as MAGAAFAGAALAATLVFGLAARGGFRQNRLVLVGVGVSTGLTAGISLVIVLTDPFNQAKALTWLSGSTYGRTFADAVPVAVALVAAIAFVVLRRRELDLVSLDEDTPRLLGVSLGRSRLVFLALSVLLMATAVAAVGTIGFVGLVAPHAARALTGRRHARVVPVAMLTGAILVGVGDLLGRTVIAPAQLGAGVFTALLGTPYFLWLLVRAPRATR